In one Flavobacteriales bacterium genomic region, the following are encoded:
- a CDS encoding isoprenylcysteine carboxylmethyltransferase family protein — translation MYGVLLVVAQFSCIIALVLGGGWSLPGVAWAVLGIGLLILVWAGLSLGAGNLTVMPAPRSSSTLSVRGIYRFIRHPMYTAVLLCGSAVAFGAPSRVRWVALAACAVVLVLKIRQEEALLTARHPDYPERMQGVKRLLPLIW, via the coding sequence ATGTACGGCGTGCTGCTCGTGGTGGCCCAGTTCAGCTGCATCATCGCCCTTGTGCTGGGCGGCGGCTGGTCGCTGCCGGGCGTTGCCTGGGCCGTGCTGGGCATCGGCCTGCTGATCCTGGTGTGGGCCGGGCTCTCCCTCGGTGCCGGCAACCTCACGGTGATGCCCGCACCCCGCAGCTCGAGCACGCTCAGCGTGCGCGGCATCTACCGCTTCATCCGCCACCCCATGTACACGGCCGTGCTGCTCTGCGGCTCGGCCGTGGCCTTCGGCGCACCGAGCCGGGTGCGCTGGGTGGCGCTCGCCGCCTGCGCCGTGGTGCTCGTGCTGAAGATCCGCCAAGAGGAGGCGCTGCTCACCGCGCGCCACCCGGACTACCCCGAGCGCATGCAGGGGGTGAAGCGGCTGCTGCCCCTCATCTGGTAG
- a CDS encoding CHAD domain-containing protein, with the protein MAYLLAAHAHRLIERLRVDLARAAESPSEPRIHALRVSLKKLATQLRLARYAAPHAAFPDGPMRRVKALFKAAGREREAQVSRALLAELPRSLCAARMAHEARLHRQERKARQALLRRLQDWRPKDIDRIAEQLARATASLTHAQELDLAARYAEDELQAASRLLAAEAPGAQLHAVRKHVKNAWYTLRLLPARRKDEARTARLAQAQQRLGLWHDWQTLRSDLTDWKGGGEARAAIAAEAARRLARMEAALLRYLPKALRRGGPVAADARSR; encoded by the coding sequence GTGGCCTACCTGCTCGCCGCTCATGCTCACCGGCTCATCGAACGGCTCCGGGTGGATCTGGCGCGTGCGGCCGAGTCCCCCTCCGAGCCGCGCATCCATGCCTTACGGGTGAGCCTGAAGAAGCTGGCGACACAGCTCCGTCTGGCACGCTACGCTGCGCCGCACGCCGCCTTCCCGGATGGGCCCATGCGTCGCGTGAAAGCGCTCTTCAAGGCTGCGGGGCGCGAGCGTGAGGCACAGGTGTCGAGAGCCCTGCTCGCCGAACTCCCCCGGTCGCTCTGTGCGGCGCGGATGGCCCATGAAGCACGATTGCACCGGCAGGAGCGCAAGGCCCGGCAGGCCCTGCTGCGCCGCCTGCAGGATTGGAGGCCGAAGGACATCGACCGGATCGCGGAGCAGCTGGCACGCGCCACCGCATCGCTCACCCACGCCCAGGAACTGGACCTTGCGGCGCGGTATGCCGAGGACGAATTGCAGGCGGCATCGCGGCTGCTGGCCGCAGAGGCACCGGGTGCTCAACTGCATGCGGTGCGCAAGCACGTGAAGAACGCGTGGTACACCCTGCGGCTCCTGCCCGCACGGCGCAAGGACGAAGCCCGGACCGCACGGCTCGCTCAGGCCCAGCAGCGGCTGGGGCTTTGGCACGACTGGCAGACGCTCCGCTCGGACCTCACCGACTGGAAGGGCGGCGGGGAAGCGCGAGCTGCGATAGCCGCGGAAGCAGCCCGGCGGCTGGCGCGCATGGAGGCGGCACTGCTGCGCTACCTGCCCAAAGCCCTGCGCAGAGGCGGGCCGGTAGCCGCTGATGCCCGGTCGCGCTGA